In Chitinophaga sp. HK235, a single window of DNA contains:
- a CDS encoding ferredoxin--NADP reductase: MQEIWHTGIVTRLVDETPNTRRFWVRVPELESFNFKPGQFVTLDLPIHEKKNKRWRSYSIASHPDGTNEFELVIVLLEGGLGSTYLFNEIKEGSTLQLRGPLGVFTLPENMEKDLFLICTGTGIAPFRSMVQHILLHQLPHPEIHLIFGCRYEEDLLYAEEMRQLEAQLPGFHYLPTLSRQEDWSGHKGYVHSIYEEILAGEKKPANFYLCGWKAMIDEAKQRITAMGYDRKDIHQELYG; this comes from the coding sequence ATGCAGGAGATATGGCATACAGGCATTGTTACCCGGCTGGTAGATGAAACACCCAATACCCGGCGGTTCTGGGTCCGTGTGCCCGAGCTGGAAAGCTTTAATTTCAAGCCGGGACAGTTTGTTACCCTCGACCTCCCCATCCACGAAAAAAAGAACAAACGATGGCGTAGTTATTCCATTGCCTCGCACCCGGATGGCACTAATGAATTTGAGCTGGTAATCGTATTACTGGAAGGCGGGTTGGGCAGCACCTATCTTTTCAATGAGATCAAAGAAGGAAGCACACTGCAGCTACGTGGGCCCCTGGGCGTATTCACACTGCCGGAAAACATGGAGAAAGACCTGTTCCTCATCTGTACAGGCACGGGCATAGCCCCTTTCCGGTCTATGGTCCAGCACATTCTCCTGCACCAGCTGCCACATCCAGAAATACATCTTATTTTCGGTTGCCGTTATGAAGAGGACCTGCTGTATGCTGAAGAAATGCGGCAGCTGGAAGCTCAATTGCCTGGTTTTCATTACCTCCCTACGCTGAGCCGTCAGGAAGACTGGAGCGGCCACAAAGGGTATGTACACAGCATCTACGAAGAGATACTGGCCGGAGAGAAAAAACCCGCCAACTTTTACCTATGCGGCTGGAAGGCGATGATTGATGAAGCCAAACAACGCATCACCGCCATGGGCTACGACCGGAAAGATATTCACCAGGAACTGTACGGGTAA
- the mfd gene encoding transcription-repair coupling factor: MNLQAVLQLYQRDARLQSLVKGIQSPTPQYFQLSSLSGSAINFVAVTAWANADANHLFILNDKEEAAYFQNDLESLSQALDIFYFPDSFKKTGQFQELNSSHSMLRTEALMKFSGDTVRKKILVTYPEALWEKVAGSKAFSTNMVQLKVGDVLKVDPLLEKMVAWGFEHTDFVYEPGQYALRGGILDIYSFGNEKPYRIELFGEDIDSIRLFDPESQLSERKLTQVTLIANMDTHTVDHMKTSLVEFLPANTIVWMKDPAYIRDVVEQMEQRLDDWLQTGQKVKVNDDEDMTLNSDDFEKAAPLMEQLLQKTTIVFGNKEYLPENGIQPETITFDTQEQPVFNRQFDLLLKDLGQHNNSKYSLFIFADNPRQLERLRSIFEDLKADFVFFPIPVAISNGYIDHSLKLVCYTDHQIFQRFHKSRVKQAYNKNKAITMKTLRELQPGDYVTHIDHGVGVYSGLQKIESGGKMQEAIRIIYKNNDLLYVNINSLHKISKYTGKEGVEPRVNKLGSDAWDKLKEKAKTQVKDIAKDLIQLYAVRKAQQGFAHSPDTYLQTELEASFIYEDTPDQSKATADVKRDMEGPAPMDRLVCGDVGFGKTEVAIRAAFKSIVDGKQAAILVPTTILAFQHYKTFSERLKDFPCTVDYINRFKSSKEKKETLQRLQEGKIDIIIGTHALLSKDVKFKDLGVLIVDEEQKFGVSAKEKLKQFKHNVDTLTLTATPIPRTLQFSLMGARDLSIINTPPPNRQPIDTEVQVFNQDAIREAIYYETERGGQVYFVHNRVKGLAEMAGLIQGLCPDLSIATAHGQLEGHHLEEVVLDFIDRKYDVLVCTNIVESGVDIPNANTIIINNAHHFGLSDLHQLRGRVGRSNKKAFCYLLAPPMSTLTADSRKRLQTLEQHSELGSGFQIAMRDLDIRGAGNLLGGEQSGFMAEIGFDMYQKILDEAIRELKQNEFRDLFKEQLEEKKDFVNDCTIDTDLEILIPDTYIESIQERLNLYQELDNITEDSILQHFEKALVDRFGQLPEPVKDLLTMIRCRWMAIQLGFEKMMLKEENLRCYFINNPDSPYFESPTFHHILTYIQTRVNNAKLKQVGKNFMLVVNRIRNMDDLYAFLKGITDSRK, from the coding sequence ATGAATTTACAGGCTGTATTACAATTATATCAACGTGATGCTCGCCTGCAGTCGCTGGTGAAAGGCATTCAATCGCCCACCCCACAATACTTTCAGCTTTCTTCCCTCAGTGGGAGTGCAATAAATTTTGTGGCAGTTACCGCCTGGGCTAATGCAGATGCGAACCATCTCTTTATTTTGAATGATAAAGAGGAGGCAGCCTATTTCCAGAACGATCTGGAAAGTCTCAGCCAGGCGCTGGATATCTTCTACTTCCCCGACTCTTTCAAAAAAACCGGACAGTTCCAGGAGCTCAACAGCAGCCACAGTATGCTGCGCACGGAAGCGCTCATGAAGTTCTCCGGTGATACTGTACGGAAGAAAATACTGGTCACCTATCCCGAAGCACTCTGGGAGAAAGTGGCCGGCAGCAAGGCTTTCAGTACCAACATGGTTCAGCTGAAAGTAGGTGATGTACTGAAAGTAGATCCCCTGCTGGAGAAAATGGTGGCCTGGGGCTTTGAACATACCGATTTTGTGTATGAACCCGGCCAGTACGCACTGAGAGGTGGTATCCTCGATATCTACTCTTTCGGTAATGAAAAACCTTACCGTATCGAACTTTTCGGGGAAGATATCGACTCCATCCGCCTCTTCGATCCGGAAAGCCAGCTGAGTGAGCGTAAACTTACACAGGTGACGCTCATCGCCAATATGGACACCCATACGGTTGACCATATGAAAACATCACTGGTGGAGTTTCTGCCCGCCAATACCATCGTATGGATGAAAGACCCGGCCTATATCCGGGATGTGGTGGAACAGATGGAACAACGACTGGACGACTGGTTACAAACCGGTCAGAAGGTAAAGGTGAACGATGATGAAGATATGACGCTCAACAGCGACGACTTCGAAAAAGCAGCCCCACTGATGGAACAGCTGCTGCAAAAGACCACCATCGTTTTCGGCAACAAAGAATATCTCCCGGAAAATGGTATCCAACCGGAAACCATTACCTTTGATACCCAGGAACAACCGGTGTTTAACCGGCAGTTCGACCTGCTCCTCAAAGACCTCGGCCAGCACAACAATAGCAAATACTCCCTCTTCATATTCGCAGATAACCCGCGCCAGCTCGAACGCCTGCGCAGTATCTTCGAAGACCTGAAAGCAGACTTCGTCTTCTTCCCTATCCCCGTGGCTATCAGCAACGGGTATATCGATCATTCCCTGAAACTGGTATGTTATACAGACCACCAGATATTCCAGCGTTTCCACAAGTCAAGGGTAAAACAGGCCTACAACAAAAACAAGGCTATTACCATGAAGACCTTGCGGGAACTGCAGCCTGGCGACTATGTAACACATATCGATCACGGTGTGGGCGTATACAGCGGATTACAGAAGATTGAATCGGGCGGGAAGATGCAGGAAGCCATCCGTATTATTTACAAAAACAACGACCTGTTGTATGTAAATATCAACTCCCTGCACAAGATCAGCAAATACACCGGCAAGGAAGGCGTAGAGCCCCGTGTCAACAAACTGGGCAGCGATGCCTGGGACAAGCTGAAGGAAAAAGCCAAAACACAGGTAAAAGATATCGCCAAAGACCTGATACAGCTGTACGCCGTGCGTAAAGCCCAGCAGGGATTTGCACACAGTCCGGATACTTACCTGCAAACAGAGCTGGAAGCCTCCTTCATCTATGAGGATACACCTGATCAGAGCAAGGCCACGGCCGACGTGAAAAGGGATATGGAAGGCCCCGCTCCTATGGACCGCCTCGTTTGCGGTGACGTGGGCTTCGGTAAAACGGAAGTAGCCATCCGCGCTGCCTTCAAATCCATCGTAGATGGAAAACAGGCTGCTATACTGGTACCTACCACCATCCTGGCCTTCCAGCACTACAAAACGTTTTCAGAGCGTCTCAAGGATTTCCCCTGCACAGTAGATTATATCAACAGGTTTAAATCTTCCAAGGAAAAGAAGGAAACACTCCAACGTCTGCAGGAAGGGAAAATCGATATTATCATCGGTACCCATGCCCTGCTGAGCAAAGATGTGAAGTTCAAAGACCTGGGCGTACTGATTGTAGACGAAGAACAGAAATTCGGTGTTTCCGCCAAAGAAAAGCTCAAACAGTTTAAGCATAACGTAGATACCCTCACACTAACAGCAACGCCTATACCGCGTACGCTGCAGTTTTCGTTGATGGGTGCCCGTGACCTTTCCATTATCAATACGCCGCCGCCTAACCGCCAGCCTATTGATACGGAAGTACAGGTCTTCAACCAGGACGCTATCCGTGAAGCGATCTACTATGAAACGGAAAGAGGTGGACAGGTTTACTTTGTGCACAATCGTGTTAAAGGTCTCGCCGAAATGGCCGGCCTCATACAGGGTCTGTGTCCCGATCTGTCTATCGCCACGGCCCATGGCCAGCTCGAAGGACACCATCTGGAAGAAGTAGTGCTGGATTTCATCGACCGTAAATATGATGTACTGGTATGTACCAATATCGTGGAAAGCGGTGTGGACATTCCCAACGCCAATACCATCATCATTAACAATGCCCACCATTTCGGACTGAGCGATCTGCACCAGCTCCGTGGCCGCGTAGGACGTAGCAACAAAAAAGCGTTTTGCTACCTGCTTGCTCCGCCTATGAGCACGCTCACTGCTGACAGCCGTAAACGCCTGCAAACACTGGAGCAACACAGTGAACTGGGCAGCGGTTTCCAGATCGCTATGCGCGACCTCGATATCCGTGGTGCCGGTAACCTGCTGGGGGGTGAACAAAGCGGATTCATGGCGGAAATAGGTTTCGATATGTACCAGAAAATCCTGGACGAAGCTATCCGTGAACTGAAACAGAACGAATTCCGCGACCTCTTTAAAGAACAGCTGGAAGAGAAAAAGGATTTCGTCAACGACTGTACCATCGATACAGACCTCGAAATTCTTATCCCTGATACTTATATAGAAAGCATCCAGGAGCGTCTTAACCTGTACCAGGAACTGGACAATATCACAGAAGACAGCATCCTGCAGCACTTCGAGAAAGCACTGGTAGACCGCTTTGGGCAGCTGCCTGAGCCGGTAAAAGACCTGCTCACCATGATCCGCTGCCGCTGGATGGCTATCCAGCTGGGCTTCGAGAAAATGATGCTCAAGGAAGAAAACTTACGCTGCTATTTTATCAATAACCCGGATTCCCCTTATTTCGAATCTCCCACGTTCCACCATATATTAACGTATATACAAACCCGTGTGAATAACGCCAAACTCAAACAGGTGGGCAAAAACTTCATGCTGGTAGTAAACCGTATCCGTAATATGGACGATCTCTATGCTTTCCTCAAAGGCATAACCGACAGCCGTAAATAA
- a CDS encoding SIMPL domain-containing protein yields the protein MKKVMLLAAGLFLTLSTFAQQADNKQVKKIEVNGSAEMIITPDEIYFDITLKEYVKSKNKVDITTLEKQLEKAVADAGLPKESLTIENINSFNYEIIRKKKDPMEFMARKQYRLKLNKLDKINSILGAVDAEGIESTRIASYTSSKMEQYRKEVKIKAMQAAKAKAEYMLAAIGNTLDGIIEVQEISTDNFTDFRPQMQTNVVMYKSADAAGENYSSDIEFKTIKIRAEVRTTFGIK from the coding sequence ATGAAAAAGGTAATGTTATTAGCCGCTGGATTATTCTTAACTCTGAGCACTTTCGCCCAACAGGCCGACAATAAACAAGTTAAAAAAATTGAGGTCAACGGTTCTGCAGAAATGATCATCACTCCGGATGAAATCTATTTCGATATCACACTGAAAGAATATGTAAAAAGCAAAAACAAAGTAGACATCACTACGCTGGAAAAACAACTGGAAAAAGCAGTTGCTGATGCAGGTCTGCCAAAGGAAAGCCTCACCATTGAAAATATAAACAGCTTTAACTATGAGATCATCCGTAAGAAAAAAGATCCCATGGAATTTATGGCCCGCAAACAATATCGTCTTAAACTCAACAAACTGGATAAAATTAACAGCATCCTCGGTGCAGTAGATGCAGAAGGTATTGAGAGTACCCGTATCGCTTCCTATACTTCCAGCAAAATGGAGCAATACCGTAAGGAAGTAAAGATCAAAGCCATGCAGGCTGCCAAAGCAAAAGCTGAATATATGCTGGCTGCTATCGGTAATACACTCGACGGTATCATCGAAGTACAGGAAATAAGCACCGACAACTTCACTGATTTCCGCCCGCAAATGCAGACTAACGTTGTTATGTACAAATCTGCTGATGCAGCCGGTGAAAATTATTCTTCCGACATCGAATTCAAAACCATCAAAATCCGCGCTGAAGTAAGAACTACTTTCGGCATCAAATAA
- a CDS encoding IS1182 family transposase produces MPKGKTLSVVFKANQQHQAMLFPPEIGDLIAENHPVRVVDDVIEKIDITLLLKRYKAGGTSSYHPRMLLKVLIYAYINNIYSSRKIEEALGQNIHFMWLSGMSKPDHNTINRFRGERLQKVLQPIFTQVVLLLCEEGLLNIKELYTDGTKIESQANRYSFVWSNGIKYSKEKIKQQLNDLWKYAQSVAASELGDDTDPSGYDKIDSEKVSKTIAAINDALKEKPIDKRIRQKLGYAHRNWPSALDKYEQQEQIIGSNRNSYSKTDPAATFMRMKEDHMKNGQLKPAYNLQISTNNQYIVNYSLHQQSTDTSTLISHLLQYIRLYKRVPANITADAGYGSEQNYQWLENRRITAYVKHASFDRNQHRSTKTREMFKAQNLPYNAEKDHYICPAGQRMRRKSTFPKTTKNGYGQTITTYQARTCEGCTLRQMCHDQQTNRIIEVNHNLNRLKELADKRLKGRKGIQKRKQRCHDVESVFANIKHNHGFKRFMLKGMDKVSIEMGLMAMAHNLRKKTA; encoded by the coding sequence ATGCCCAAAGGAAAAACACTATCAGTAGTCTTTAAAGCCAATCAGCAGCACCAGGCTATGCTTTTCCCTCCCGAGATTGGGGATCTGATAGCCGAGAATCACCCAGTTCGTGTGGTGGATGACGTAATAGAAAAGATCGATATAACTTTATTGCTGAAGCGTTATAAAGCAGGAGGAACCAGCAGTTACCATCCCAGGATGTTATTGAAAGTCCTTATTTACGCTTATATAAATAACATTTACAGTAGCCGTAAAATAGAGGAGGCACTAGGCCAGAACATCCACTTTATGTGGCTTAGTGGTATGAGTAAACCCGATCATAATACGATCAACAGGTTCCGTGGTGAACGCTTGCAAAAGGTATTACAACCTATATTCACCCAGGTGGTATTGTTGTTATGCGAAGAAGGCTTACTGAACATAAAAGAACTGTACACTGACGGGACAAAGATAGAATCGCAGGCAAATCGCTACAGTTTTGTATGGAGCAATGGCATTAAGTACAGTAAAGAAAAAATAAAACAGCAGCTTAATGACTTGTGGAAATATGCACAATCAGTGGCAGCTTCAGAATTGGGTGATGATACGGACCCATCCGGATATGACAAAATCGACAGTGAAAAAGTCAGTAAAACAATAGCGGCCATCAATGACGCCCTCAAAGAAAAACCCATAGACAAGCGGATCAGACAAAAGCTGGGATATGCTCACCGTAACTGGCCTTCAGCGTTGGATAAGTATGAGCAACAGGAACAAATAATAGGCTCTAACCGCAATAGCTATAGCAAAACAGATCCCGCCGCTACCTTTATGCGTATGAAGGAAGATCATATGAAGAATGGTCAGCTTAAACCAGCTTATAATCTCCAGATAAGTACTAATAATCAATACATCGTCAATTACAGCCTTCATCAGCAGTCCACGGATACATCAACTTTAATCAGTCATCTCCTGCAGTATATACGGTTATATAAACGAGTGCCCGCCAATATTACAGCGGATGCAGGGTATGGCAGCGAACAGAACTATCAATGGTTGGAAAACAGGAGAATTACGGCTTATGTTAAGCATGCTTCCTTCGATCGCAACCAGCACCGGTCAACTAAAACCAGGGAAATGTTCAAGGCCCAAAACCTACCCTACAATGCTGAAAAGGACCACTATATCTGCCCTGCCGGCCAGCGAATGCGTAGAAAAAGTACGTTCCCAAAAACAACTAAAAACGGGTACGGGCAAACAATAACTACTTATCAAGCCAGAACATGCGAAGGATGTACATTACGGCAGATGTGTCATGATCAACAAACAAATCGCATCATAGAAGTAAATCATAATCTAAATCGTCTTAAGGAGCTGGCTGACAAACGATTAAAAGGAAGAAAAGGAATACAGAAGCGTAAACAACGTTGCCATGACGTGGAATCTGTCTTCGCAAATATTAAGCATAATCATGGCTTTAAAAGATTTATGCTAAAAGGGATGGATAAAGTGTCAATCGAAATGGGATTAATGGCTATGGCACACAATCTTAGAAAGAAAACAGCATAA